ATAACGTGTATGCAAACCTGAATGCTTCGGCTGCTGTAACGAAATCATACGAACCGTGGTTTATCTGGGCGGCAACGCATCAATATAACGGAGCCGAGGATGGTTACTGGCAACAGTTGTATCAATCAATATTTTATGCAAACACGGTATTGGATGAATTTGCAGGAAAGACACCCTCTGCCGAGGAAAAAAATTTGTTTGAAACGGTAAGAGGTGAGGCTTATGCTTTGCGTGCCTATTGTTATTTTTATTTGGTGAATCTTTACGCTGAGAATTATGCAACGGAGAATCTGGAGAAACCCGGTGTTCCGATGCCATTAAGCGCTACGGATGTACATCAGAATACGCAGAATAACGTTCGTGTTGTGGTAGGTAAGGTATGGGAACAAATAGAGAAAGACTTGGATGAAGCAACCAAAGATTTGCAAGGGAAGGAAAGTAAGAGTAAGTATCGTTTTGATTACATTGCCTTGCAGGCTTTTAAGGCTCGAGTTTATTTGTTCATGAATAAATATGAAGAGGCAATTGAGGCGGCTTCGTACGTGATTGATGCCAAAGCTTTGTTTGATATGAACGAAATCCAGTCTTATTTGGACGGATTGGATAAAATTTCGAATGCGTTCAGTTATAATTACGGGTTTATAGACACGGATTACCGGAATGAGGTGTTGTTTTTCGTGGGAGGTAAAGCTAACAATAACCCGTATTATTATTACAAAACTCGGTTTAAACCGGCAGAAGAATTACTAAATCTCTGCAAACGTGATCCCAATACGGTCGATTACAGGCGGTATATATTCGAATCAAATGCCGATCCGGAAAGTGCTGATTACGTGGAACAGGGACCGACCGTGTACCGGATGTTTGCTACCCAACAAAGTGATTGCTATTATATCGGGTTGAAATTGAGCGAGGCTTATGTAACTCGAGCGGAGGCGTATGCCCGGACAGGCGAGAAAGACTTGGCTATTGCTGATTTGAATCGTCTTTTGGTGACCCGCATCAAGAAGGAGGATTATGTTGCGTTGGATAATGCTAATTTCACGGATGAGACTGCTTTGCAAAGAGTATTGGAAGAACGTCGGGTTGAGTTGGCATTTGACGGTGGAATGCGTTGGCTTGATTTGAGAAGATTGGGAAAACCGAGAATTCAACATGCATACGAGAACGGGCAAGTGTACACGCTGGAGCAGGGAGATTTGCGCTACGTGTTGCAAATTCCGGAATCGGAACAGTTGAATAGTCCCAATATGCCGTTGAATCCTAGATAAACAGTTGGTTTAATATTTATAAATATAGAATATCATGATAAAAGCTAGAAATATCTATTTGTTGTTGACCGCTCTTGTGTTATTTTTGAGTGGTTGTGACAAGGAAAATAAATTGTCACCGACGGAAGATTTGGGGATTGTCGATATGTTTTCCCCGGATGAAAATGCCGATCCCCGGGTGAAAGCGATGTATAATGATTACGGGGTTTGGGTACGTACTTATTTTAGTAGTATTGACGAACTGACGAATTCAATTTTGGCTGAAGATGCTATTGTCGCCATGCGTGGGGCGGAGAATTTGGAGGAAGAAAAGATTCCGGAAGTATTAAATTATTCAGAAGCGTTGCTAAGTAATGTATCTAAAGAGTATGCCAATTCATTTTTCCCGTTAGAGTTTTTCTACGTGAAACAATATGGCGCTCTTTATTGGATTTATCCCGTGAAAGCGTTGGGACGTAGTCGCTTAATCCTGATGTGGCCTAATACCACGGATGGTGCTATTCCGGTGACAGATCCGGTGAACCATTATTATCAGGATTCCGTGTTGACTTCCGAGGTGTGGAGAAAGTTGGGTTCAATGATCGTGGCCCGCATGGAAGAACCCTTGAAGGAGTTCGTGGCCGGTGGTAAGGCTTATGATGATGGTGAAGCTTACGAGAAATTGGGTAACGAGTATGACAAGGATGAGGAGGCATGGAAAGAGGAAAATCCGGATGCGGATGATGAAGACGAAGACGAGGTGAACAGTCGTCCGTACGTGATCAAATACAAAAATGCCGTGGCCGAGTTGTGCCGGAACGGGGGATATATCACGGGAGGAAGTTCTCGTTCTTTCGAGGGGGATTTCTCGGAATGGTTACGTTTACTCGTGATGGAGTCATACGAGAATATCAAGAAGGATTACTTGGATAATAGTAAATCGAGAGCGTTGAAATACGAGATTATAACTAAGTATTTCAAGGAATACGGTTGGGATATTCAAGCTGCGGGAAATAAGTACCGGACGGAATTTGACAAGTACAAGGCGTCATTACCCGACGGGGATTAACACGTTAATTTTTAGTGAATGAAAAGGATAATTTTAATGTTGTTGTGTTGTTTGTCCCTCACCTTACTGCGGGCGCAAGAGGGGGTAAGGTTCGAATCGCTTACTTTCGAGGAGGCCTTGCAGAAAGCGAAGGAAGAAAATCGGTGGATTTTCTTGGATGCCTACACTTCCTGGTGTGGTCCCTGTAAGGTGATGGCAGAACAAGTTTTTACGCTAGCGAAAGCGGGAGTGTTTTTTAACTCCCGTTTCGTGAACGTGAAGTATGACATGGAGAAGGGGGAAGGCCCAGAGTTGGCAAAAAAACTTGGTATCGGGGCGTATCCGACCTTCGTGTTGATTCGGCCGGATGGTGTGGTTCATGATAAGTTGGTTGGTGGGATGGATGTTGATGGAATTATTCAACGGGTGGAACATTCCATGAAACAGACAGAGACCGTGGGAACATTAGCCGTTCGCTATGAACAAGGCGAGCGGGATAAGGATTTTTTGTTGAAGTACTTACGGGCTTTGTCGGATGCGAGTGAGGTTCGCCGGTTGAGAGAGGTTGCCGGAATTTTATCCGGGCAGTTGACGGATATTGAGAAGATTGACTCCACGTGTTGGATTTTGTTTGATAATAATGATTTGGCTCCGTTTCATTCTGAGAATTATTGGTTTTTACTGGCGCATAGAAAACAATTCAGTCAACAGGTAGGACAGGAAAAGGTTGACCGACGTTTAGGGATGCTTTACACGGGTGTTTTGTCATCCATTGTTTGGGGGCGTGACACGAAAACAACATTTGCTGATGTACAGGAGATCGGGAAAGTGATTCGGACGTTGAAAACGGATGATAAAAAACGATTGTTAGCGTACGTGAGCTTGGCTAATGCTTACAAGGAAAAGAATACCAGTGAATTGTTGAAAATCAGTAAAAAGGCATTTCCAGTTTTCTCTGATGCTGACGTGATGATGATGGTAATGCCCGTATCGGTCTATTTCCGTACCCAAGAGGATAAAGCGGCGTTGAGAGAATTTATACCGGTGGGGAGGACTGTTGTTCCAAATCTGAAAATACAGGAGAATGTAAACTACGTAACCTATTATTTTGACGAGTTGGAAAAGCAGATGTAGGGTTGAATGTTGCTTTTTGGATGGACCGTGTGGTGGTTGGGTGGTCCGGGATTCCCCGGATCACTTTTTTTATGTCTTAGGACAAGGAATTGCTTTTTGCTATTTGAGAAATAACAAGTGCTACTATAGTATATTGAAAGAAACCGTTTAAGTCTTGATTATGTAGGGATATAGATAGAAATGAGGAGGACTTTTAGGATGCATGAAGGTGATGAAAACGAGATAAGTCGTTCGTATCTCGTTTTTATCTTGTCTTTGTCTCGTCTTTAAGGGACTTACTGGGGATGATAATGGTTGTTCATCGGTTGGAAATACCCGCATCCGGCGTGAGGAAAAATATTTAGTAGGTTAACTTGTTTTTGGGT
The window above is part of the Butyricimonas paravirosa genome. Proteins encoded here:
- a CDS encoding RagB/SusD family nutrient uptake outer membrane protein; its protein translation is MKKILYTHVLMLLTLFSSCDLLDIKPVNSMLPVSVEDFESVLLGGYPRSNFFINTDLATDNVYANLNASAAVTKSYEPWFIWAATHQYNGAEDGYWQQLYQSIFYANTVLDEFAGKTPSAEEKNLFETVRGEAYALRAYCYFYLVNLYAENYATENLEKPGVPMPLSATDVHQNTQNNVRVVVGKVWEQIEKDLDEATKDLQGKESKSKYRFDYIALQAFKARVYLFMNKYEEAIEAASYVIDAKALFDMNEIQSYLDGLDKISNAFSYNYGFIDTDYRNEVLFFVGGKANNNPYYYYKTRFKPAEELLNLCKRDPNTVDYRRYIFESNADPESADYVEQGPTVYRMFATQQSDCYYIGLKLSEAYVTRAEAYARTGEKDLAIADLNRLLVTRIKKEDYVALDNANFTDETALQRVLEERRVELAFDGGMRWLDLRRLGKPRIQHAYENGQVYTLEQGDLRYVLQIPESEQLNSPNMPLNPR
- a CDS encoding thioredoxin family protein, with the translated sequence MKRIILMLLCCLSLTLLRAQEGVRFESLTFEEALQKAKEENRWIFLDAYTSWCGPCKVMAEQVFTLAKAGVFFNSRFVNVKYDMEKGEGPELAKKLGIGAYPTFVLIRPDGVVHDKLVGGMDVDGIIQRVEHSMKQTETVGTLAVRYEQGERDKDFLLKYLRALSDASEVRRLREVAGILSGQLTDIEKIDSTCWILFDNNDLAPFHSENYWFLLAHRKQFSQQVGQEKVDRRLGMLYTGVLSSIVWGRDTKTTFADVQEIGKVIRTLKTDDKKRLLAYVSLANAYKEKNTSELLKISKKAFPVFSDADVMMMVMPVSVYFRTQEDKAALREFIPVGRTVVPNLKIQENVNYVTYYFDELEKQM